From the genome of Salarias fasciatus chromosome 22, fSalaFa1.1, whole genome shotgun sequence:
TAACATCTATCCTGATATACAGACCCAGCTAATTATTTTTGACATGATTGCTAAATTTTATCCCCAAAACCGCCAAAATAGACAGAGCCTTGTGAATATTCTCTTTATAACAATCATCTTGACAAATGTTCAGAATTAAGAAGACGCTGGTGATGGAAACGTGTGTGATTTACAGGTTGTTATGTTAGACTGGCATTAATAAAGGTATCCTgtctcatttttaattttttgtgctAAAGGATACTTAGTGGAAATTGTCTGCAGAAAGTCAATGCTAATAGAACAACACGCCTGTTCAGAGTGATTTAAGTTTTAGCAATCTTAAGTCatcaaaagtagaaaaaaatttattgtaaaatgtaaaagaaaaaaattaatttgaacaATTACAGTGCAAATCAAAATTAAAGACAACAAATGGAGATGATCCTCATAACCATGACACTTCAGGTAATGGAAATACACTGGCAGAGCAAGTTGAACAGAGCAAAGGAAACTTCAGCACTGTGGGAGCGAATTTtacaggaaaaaataaaatgtgtgaaatgcagGCGTTCTAAAACTGATATGACGTAGCACAGAGGAAACACTTTCATGAATGAAACTGCAGGGTCAGTCACAGTAGGACAGGAGGCGAAACCGAGAGCTCGTCTCATccacaaatatataaataagaAGACGCCTCCTTCACTACTGCAGATTGTTAGAGCTGATGAATCAGTCTGGCTGCCATATTGGATGAGTTTGATTAGTCTGCATTCTGTTCTACTGAGGAAGAAGGTGtttaatttcagaatttttaaACCGGTTTGATTTCTTACTGACTGTGCACAATGAGGTACAATCCAAAATGCTTTTTCTACAATAAAGACTGCGCTTTTAAGACCTTTATCCTGAGTGAAAGCAAATGTACTGGACGTGAAGCCaagacccatccaagatggcagccacATCAGTTCCTGAAGACTTTTTTACTGCAGCTGATTGTGAACTGAATAGAGTGTGGTAAGTCActgatttcagttcagtttgattAAGCCGAGTATATAAGCATTTTATGAATAAACTTCACTCAACAAAATGATTCGAAGTTGAACAATTAAATATTTAGCCTAAAGTTCGAACAAATCGTTGTTTATTTGATAATatctttgtgtgagtgtgtttaatGTGTGATATGGATCTGTTATAACTTGTTTATCACAATATCTTTGTCATTACAGAAATATTACAAGCAACTGTCTTGACTGAAATGTGGCTTCTGTCAGTGGTTTTCCTgattaacttttcttttcttcaattGTCTTAAGAGAACATTTgagttttaactttttgtttGAGCACTCATTTGATCTGTCAGTCCAAATGACCTGTTTTCCTGATGAGGTGAATATTAAAAATGAGGAGAGTATTTTATGTGATTAatagaaagaaaacataatCGGTAATTTATTAAATCAACTGTTAGTACATCTAGTTAAATACAAAGTGCATCTTTTCATATTTGTAAAGATTCTCTTGCAAAATTTGAGTAAAAGTTTGGACATGAGATCAACACATCTGTATGTTTTAGATATTTGAGGTGTGAATTTCCATTTATAGGACAAATATCTGGTTACCTTATGTAGGAAGAGAAATGTGTAATTCACTCAAAAATAACAGCTTTGAACTGGCTACAACAGCTCACTCTGTGAAATGAAGTCACATAAGATGAGCAAAGCATGAGTGTCGTCCTCAAAGATTAAAGATGAACCACTGAGGGACACACTGTGAATGTGACGGTCTCCAGGAAAAGGAAACCAGAAATAGAGGACACTTTGATTGAAGCTCGGGAGCTTGACTTGAATGTGGTTACACGGATTGCGTTATGATTTCACTGCAACACGTcgtcaggccaacagcagcactgaggaTACTCTTTATTCCCCAGAAAGCTGAATGACTCAGTGGCAGCACTGAGAATGTTCTAGAGGGAAACCGAGCTCCAGTCCGTTTAAAGCTGCCGAGCCCAAGAGGGGAATGAGAGCCACGCCACAGAACATCCCCATGAAACCACAGCGATGTCTCGATTAGCCCATTATTGCTTGATATAACAGGCACAGCGAGAGCGTCGCCGTCAGCTGACACTTGTTTGGCTACACTTAGCTAACGCTGGCTTAGCTCCCCGGCTAACTTAGCCGACGTGCTAACTCTCGCCATTAGCTGACTAGCCGGTTAGCAATTTTATAAACCAGCGTGTTCGTATCCTTCTATTACATATTAGTAACGTAAATGTAGCCAAATATTCGTTAACATAACCCGTAAAACTCCCATTACACACAACCACGCTCCTTTCACGCACTCGTGGTTAGCCGGTAAGGCTGACGGCGAATGCTAACGGAGCTAACCGATTAGCTTCCTAGCTGAAGTTGTGGGCAGGGGCATGACGCGAGAGCAGCAGCCAGCTCCCGACTAACCTGAGTGACTGAGGCATCTTCTGCGATGGCgatttcttctttgtctttagGCGTTTTCACTGTGACCTTGATAATAGTTCCCTCCGTGGCTTCGggtttattattgttgttattaccAGGATCTGCGGCGCCTTGGTCAGCCATCTTTACTCCACCGATGGAACAGCTCGGTTCTGGCGTCAGCATCCGGGTCATCAGAGGTCAAACCGTGTTTCCAGAACGAGTCGGAGGAGTTCACGTGTGCGCTCCTCGAAGAGCATCTCAAGACATTAAAAGCGGACAAAGCTACCACATCACtgtatttcaactttatttctatacAACAAGCTATtttaacacagaaaataaaacagctaTTCCACACGGGGCAGGCTACAGGAGAGGCTGTGGGTTACTGACACGCAAATGTGTGGAATACAAAAAAACACCagttagaaagaaaagaaggattCTGTAGGTatcccagcagtctaaacctgcAATAGTTCAACTACAACAGTGgtacaaaagtttttttttctttagggaCACAAATTTTAACCATTGTAAACCTAGTTGACCCCTGCTGCTCACTAGCTGTAGACAGGATGTTCACTTTCAATACGCCCATATCTTCAAGATATTTTGAGGCTTTTACATAAAGACTTagaattttattaaaaaacaaatacattatACAGTTTTAATGTAACACTAAAAGTTAGTTTTTTGACTAAATTTAGTAAATGCTGACTCATCTATAATACAGACATGAAAACGATGACACCCCGTGAAATCAAGAGGGCAATCCCGGATTCAACAGGAAGACAATAAAGAAAAGCTAATATTAGagtgatgtgatctctcctgctaGCTCCTGTCAatactcttgctgcagcatttttaaTCAACTGAAGACCTCTTGAGCAATTATTTGGACACCCTGATATTGGGTGATCGCGATACTCTACTCCGGAAATGACAAATGTATTGATTAATTTCTCAGTGTCACtctgagtcagcatgttcctgattttgaTTGTTTATTCCTACCAAAGACAATAAGTATTGGTGACAGAAAATGATTAAATTGTTGGCCAAATATAATTTGTTGCACATCATTTTTGCAAATTTCCTGCATTTCTTTGAAAAACTTAAGACTCCATATTCAAAATAATAACAAAGGTATATGATTCTATACGTCATACTGGTAACTGAAAATCTCATCATCAAAATGAAAACCTTAAAACAGCAAATTTAACTTATAATTAAGACACTCCTACTGTAGACATAAAGGTATTTTGCCTGTATAGAGGGTAGCCTCTATATGTGGTCCTCCATGTCCCCGCAGCAGGACGGCTCTGAAAGAGAAATGTCTGTTTCAGCATGTTGCATTGACGCAGACTGTCCTGCATACCTATGCACATCCCCAGTTCTAGAGAACACCatctacaaacaaacaaaacctccaaaaaaagaaacatggacCGCCACCCCTCCTCTAAGGCCCCATAgatcgcacgcacgcacacacacacacacacacacacacacacacacacacacacacacacacacacacacacacgtccggGGTCACATGCACTGCGGCGCCTCATTCAAGAGCATCACACGCAGGGCGACCAGTCGCTGCAAAGGATTTTGCTTCCATCAACAAAAATACCAGAGGGGACAAATTTTAAGTAttgtgattctctctctctctctctctctctctctctctctctctctctctctctctctctctctctctctctctcaccctcagAGTGAGCAACAGCACTCTGTCTCTTCCCCCTCcacctgtttctgtctttacCTCAGGAAGTTGGCACTAGTGAGGGTGTTTTTCTACAAACAAGGTAAGGCCTCATATCTTTTAAATTCATCCTGCTGTGGTATTTTTACATGTAACATGGCTCTGACTGGATAGTGACTGAATGTGAACAGCTGCTTTTTAAGGATCGGATGTaggaacaggaaaaaaaaaaagattttagacacattttgttttatgcTTCAAGTAGAAAAGATGACTATGGAAAAATAGAGGggaatatattttctgaaaaagagACATCCACTCTGTTTTGAACACTGGAATATTGAAACGTTAACTGTAGGATTAAATCTcatgaaatatttttgttggaaaggatgatttgtttttcttttttctctcctcgCTTCGGTCCGGATCTGTTATTTATCATTAAAGCTTTTCAAACCACTGACATATTCAATTTACAATCAAAACCTCCATTTCTCGTTTAGTTGTCTTTGCAGATTGGGCCACAGTGACAAAGGATTTCATTAAATAAATTCAGACAAAAAGATGACTCAGTCTAGTCGAAGAACGGTTAAACTCATGAGAGAGTTGCAGTTTAAACAAATGTTATTAGAattaaatgattttcttttaaagctaTTAACACAAGTTGGCAGAATGTTTTCTGAAGATTAAATTGGGACAacatgaaaatatttctttcattcaaaaaaaattatttcaaaatgaaataaaatatcaaataaatgtGCCTTTAAATGTTTAGGTTGGCTAAAATCTAAAAATTCAACCAGCCATGCTTTATTAACCCTGTTTTGGGAGTTCTccggggagctgatgggggtcagggGTGACCTGTCCGCTTGTGGGACTGGAACCTCTGACCTCCCGATCCCGAGTCCGCTTTTGAGGGAGCCGATGCAAAtgaattcaaaatgaaagagtTAGTTCACGCAGTTTCTCCCTTTATCTTTATATTGGTTAACTGAGTTTCATTGACAGTGCCATAGAACacaagaaatggaagaaaaaaacgtATTTTAATACCGTTTAACTGTTTTTCCAGTTGCTGTGCAGCTGCCCCTGATTCTCAGCTCAAGATGTACAGCTTCATGGGAGGGGGGCTGTTCTGTGCCATCGTGGGGAATATCCTGCTAGTGGTCTCCACCGCGACAGACTACTGGATGCAGTACCGCCTGTCGGGGAACTATGCCCACCAAGGACTGTGGAGATACTGCATGTCCAACAAGTGCTACATGCAGACTGACAGCATAGGTGAGACATTCAGCACGTCTGATCGATCGGCTGGAAACCGAACAGAAGAGCATGGTTCTTCCTCGGTTCAGTTATTGGTACACAACTCTGTGTCTGGCAGAGATTCAGTTGTGAATTCATTCAAGAACGTTAGGCCAAAGAACAGATATCTGTGTTTGCAGAAGCACTTGTAGAGATGCCATTCATTCTGATTTCTACCTGTTTCCTGGCAGCATACTGGAACGCCACCAGAGCCTTCATGATCCTCTCAGGGATGTCATGCTTCGCAGGCATCATCGCCGGCATCATGTCCTTTTCCCACTTCTCCTCCTTTGAAAGGTTCAACCGCTCCTTTGCAGCAGGAATCATGTTTTTTGTCTCCAgtgagtgtttttcttctcaaacttcGAAACACACCAACAGACTCAGTAGTGATCCTCATCTGCACATCCTCTCCCCTCACAGCGTTCTTCGTTCTGCTCGGCATGGCCATCTATACCGGAGTGACAGTCAACTTCCTGGGGAGACGCTTCGGTGactggaggttctcctggtcctacATACTGGGCTGGGTGGCCATGCTCATGACTTTCTTTGCAGGTGAGAATGCTTAAAAATCAGGAGGCACGTCTTCACGAAGGCCCGAACCTCGTCCACTCGTCTTCTGGGCTCAACTTATTCCAAGACAAACCTCAGTGTTGTGTAAATGTTAAAGATGATATAGAATCTGAGTAagatcagattaaataaaacttatttattcttttttggaAAGTTATTTCAAAGAAATTAAGTGCCCCAGGGGCATTACATCTAGAAACAGACAGGAATAATGCTCCGCTCAAACCAAGTTCACTTTTTATCCCTCAAGTTACCTTATTTAGGAACTTAtccatttctgtattttctccaAATTAACtaaattaattgtatttttatCCTTGATTAAATTGTGATACACTGGAATAGGTGAGGCATAGGTAAAGTTTGGTCAATTAATAAAAGTTATCCATTTAAAGTATTCAACTGACAATCACACAATGTTGTGCTTTGTCCTTTTGCATTGAGGAAGTATCTCTTATTTGcatcaaaaatgcaaaaatggaaaacttttttttgcaaataacaTGATATTGTTTGAGTTAAGTACTCCATTCTGGATACAGTTCCAAAAATATATCAAGAAGATTGTTTTGAATAgcattttaaacttttgttaTTGTGTATTGTGCAGCCTGTAATGTCAATATGAAGAATCAAAAAGGTGTAAAAgaaaatatcataaaaccagggGTTTCTATCTTTTGAAGAgtggtttttattcatttcatttcttttattggATTGAAAAATTGAGTCAACTTTGCAGAatggaataaaacaaaatgttctcTGTCTGTTGCAGGTATTT
Proteins encoded in this window:
- the LOC115409298 gene encoding lens fiber membrane intrinsic protein-like, encoding MYSFMGGGLFCAIVGNILLVVSTATDYWMQYRLSGNYAHQGLWRYCMSNKCYMQTDSIAYWNATRAFMILSGMSCFAGIIAGIMSFSHFSSFERFNRSFAAGIMFFVSTFFVLLGMAIYTGVTVNFLGRRFGDWRFSWSYILGWVAMLMTFFAGIFYICAYRMCECRRGTGPR